A window of Anaerolineae bacterium genomic DNA:
ATCTCCGGCCTGGTTATGGGGATTGCCATCGGATTTGTCGGCAGCTCCTACCCCCTTATCATTGTTCTTCTTCACGGGCAGATTCAGGGCGCTGAGATGCTTGCCTACTCTACTCTTGCCTATGGCTTTGGTTATATGGGGATGATGATGAGCCCTGTTCATCTGTGTCTTCTTGTGAGTAACGACTACTTTCATGCGGACCTGGCCGGAACCTACAAGCTGCTTATAAAGCCCATGATTTTCGTTCTAATTTGGACGGTTTTTTTGTTTATGGTCTATAAAACAGCATTTGCGCTGTGACGCGGTCTATTTTACCTTTCTTAAAACCCCGGTTATATCTTCTCCGAATTCCTCTTTTTGCCAGTTCTTCAGCTCCTTAATTCTTTCAATGTCGCTTTTATCGAGCGGGTTGGAGACGGCAATAGTGTTTATCATTGTTTTAGTTAACACCAGTGAAGGATTTATCTCAAGAATTTCAGCCTTTTTATCTCTCCAGGATGTAAGACTTTCTATCCGTTCCACAACCTCAGGTTTTTTAAAAGGAGCCTTGGTGCGAGGATAAACCGGAAGCTTGTTTTCAGTTATATTCAAAGCCTTATTTATTGCCTCTACCAGGACATTGCCATACATGTCGATTTGCCCGGCACTTAATGTATTTGTCTTTTTTAATCGCTGCAGATTTACCGGTTGTGCCTCAGCGAGTTTTATCATTGAGTTATTGGAGAAAACCTTAAACAGGGGCTTATCTTTCTTTTTTGCGATTTTTCGGCGAGACTGGAGAAGATATTCAAGAACAGCAAGCTGTCTTCGGCTTAACCTCCCTGCTCCTTTAAACTTTAGATATAATGGGTCGCTATTTAATGCAGGAGGTCTTACTTTGCTTAAAATTGCGCATTCTTCATATACCCATGGAAGACGTCCTTTTTCAGCAAGCTCTTTTTCGAGTATTGCGGCTAAGGGGAGAAGATGGATTGCATCGCAGGCAGCATATTTTATCATTTCATCCGGCAGGGGCCTTTTTGACCAGTCTTTTTTCTGAAATCTTTTATCAAGCTTTACATTGAACCTTTGCTGAAGAACGGCATCAAGGCCTGTTCCATTAATACCAAGGAACATGCATGCAAGCTGGGTGTCAAACAGATTGTTTATTTTTATGTTAAAATCCCTATATAGAGAGCGAACATCATAATCTGCTCCGTGAAATATTTTTTTTATATCACGATTCGCAAAAAAGGGTTTAAGCAAAGAAAGGTCTTTGATCTGTAAAGTGTCTATGACTACATTTATTCTTTTTGCCGCTATCTGAATAAGACATACCTTTTCCTTAAAATGGAACATTGAATCCGCTTCCAGATCAACGGCAATGGTTTTTTCATTTTTCAAGGATCGGGTGATATCTTCCAGGCCTGATATTGTGTCTATTATTTGATAATTTAAACCATCGCAATTTTTCATTTTTATCCTTGACCTGCAGGGCTGATTTTCATAAGTATCTATATCTTATTCAATATTATTAAGTTAGCCGCTTTTATTATTAACCGCCACGAAGCACGAAGGATTTTTTTATCTTCGCGTTCTTTGTAGTAAAAATATTATTGTGAGCATATTATAATGAACATAACATTTCCTGATGGGAATATAAAGGGCTTTGACAACATGCCCACCGGTTTTGATGTGGCTATGAGCATTTCGGAAGATTTTGCAAGAAACTGCGTTGCCATGGAGCTGGATTCCGCGATTGTTGATTTAAACACAAAGATTACTCGCGACGCTTCTGTAAGATTTATTACAACCAAGGAGCCGGAAGCGCTGGATATTCTTCGTCACAGCGCGGCGCATGTCATGGCTCAGGCGATTTTGCATATTTTCCCGGGAGCAAAGCTTACAATAGGGCCTGTTGTGGAAAACGGTTTTTATTATGATATTGACATGGAGCCGGTTTCTGAAGAGGATTTCCCGAAAATTGAAGCTGAGATGAAAAAAATTATAAATGCAAAGGTTCCATTTAAAAGAAAAGAGGTGTCAAAATCCAAAGCAATGGATTTTTATATAAATGAACCATATAAACTGGAAATGATTTCAGAGCTGGAAGATGGAACAATATCCCTGTATGAACAGGGGGATTTTACAGATTTATGCCGCGGCCCGCATATCCCTCACGCAGGATTTGTCAAGGCAGTAAAGCTTATGAAGGTTTCAGGCGCTTACTGGCGCGCTGATCAGACAAAGCAGCAACTCCAGAGAATTTATGGCGCCGCCTTTTTCAGCAAAAAAGAGCTGAAGGCATATCTGGATTTTCTGGAAGAGGCAAAAAAGAGGAACCATCGAAAAATCGGCGTGGCAATGGATCTTTTCAGTTTTCATGACGAGGCGCCTGGAATGCCTTTTTTCCACCCAAAAGGGCTTGTTATATGGAGATCTCTGATAGATTACTGGCGCCTGGAACACAGGGCCGCGGGTTATGTTGAGATAAAGACTCCTGTTATGCTTTCCCGCAGCCTGTGGGAAAAAAGCGGCCACTGGGAAAACTACCGCGAAAATATGTATACATCCGTGGTGGATGAAATAGAATATGCCATTAAACCGATGAACTGCCCGGGCGGGATGCTTTTTTACGGCACAAAACCCAGCTCATACAAAGATTTGCCGATCCGCGCCGCTGAAATCGGACTTGTTCACCGGCACGAATTAAGCGGTGTTTTATCAGGCCTGTTCAGGGTCAGGGCTTTTCATCAGGATGACGCACACATTTTCATGATGCCGGACCAGATCGAAGATGAAATCCTTGGTGTGTTCAGACTGGTAGAACGCATTTACAGCACCTTTGGGCTTGGTTTTCACATAGAGCTTTCAACGCGTCCTGAAAAATCTATCGGCACGGACAAACAATGGGAGGTTGCTACGGAAGGCTTAAAGTCCGCGCTCAAGATCTACGGCAGGGACTATAAAATAAATGAAGGTGACGGCGCTTTTTACGGGCCAAAGATAGATATTCACATTAAGGATGCCCTTGGCCGCACCTGGCAGTGCGGAACCATACAGCTGGACATGGCCTTGCCTGAAAGATTCGACCTGTCGTATATTGCAAAGAACAATGAAAAACATCGCCCCCTGATGATACACAGGGTAATTTTTGGTTCTATTGAGAGGTTTTTCGGTATTTTGATCGAACACTTTGCCGGGAAGTTCCCATTATGGATGACGCCGGTGCAGGTAATCATACTGCCGATAAATGATGACCTTATCCCTTATGCAAACGAAGTAATGACAACTCTTGCACAAGCAGGACTGCGCGCAGAATTAGACAGCAGGACGGAAAGCCTGAACAAAAAGATTCGTGAGGCCCAGGTAAATAAAATTCCCCTTATACTTACTATTGGGAAAAAGGAAAAAGACTCAGGCGCTCTTTCGGTTAGAACCCTGGATGGCAATGTCAGATATGGGGTCACCATGGAGGAGTTTTTAAACAGAGTTCTTGAGCATGTTAGTCAAAGAAAACCGGAACTGGAAATTATCTGGTCTTGACAGGAAGATAAAAGCATAGTTCGTGCATGGGACAGGACCGGCAAACAGGGTTTCTTGCCTTGCAGACAGCTCTTCCAAAATAAATAAGACGAAGAGAAAAGTCGCTCCACTCTTTTTTTGGTATTATCTTCATTAGATCAAACTCAATCTTTATTGGATCATTATTTTCCGTCAGCCCGAGCCTTTTTGAAATCCTTGCAACATGGGTATCAACGGCAATACCCGGAATCCCAAATCCAGCGCCAAGAACCACATTGGCGGTTTTACGTCCTACGCCCGGCAGTTTTACAAGTTCATCAAGGGTTTCAGGCACCATGCCATTGTGTTTTTCTATAAGGATCGCGGAACAGTTTTTGATATTTTCAGCCTTGTTTCGGAAAAAACCTGTCGAATGGATTAATTCCTCAACAGTCTTATTCGATACATCAACAAAATCATATGGAGTCGTCAGCTTGTTGAATAAATCTTTTGTTACATTATTTACCTGCTTGTCTGTACACTGGGCTGACAATATTGTTGCCACAAGAAGCTGAAAAGGGTTCCTGTGATTGAGATGAGTCTTGACTTTTGGATACGCGCTTTTTAGTATTTCGCGTATCTTTTTTGCGCGAGCTTTAACTTGCATTATGTCCCCTTTATCAAAGTTGTAACAGTTTAGCTTTTTAAAAATGTTACCGCTTCAGTTACAATTAAATTTAAACCAGGAAAAACTCACGTATAAGAAATCGTAAAGAAAGAACAGTCCATAATAAAAATAATAATTGTGGCAAGTAAGACGATTCTATAAATAACAATATCGTATCAGGTTCTTTCTTAACAATTTCTAATACATTCAGACAGTTCCCTGTTTTAAATTTAATCATAGCTGAAGCTTTTTGTGGTTGGCTTATTTCATAAAGCTAAAAAGCTACTCAAATTTAAATCTATTTCAGGCAATCAATATCATGATTTTACATACAAGAAAAGTGCGGGCGCTTGGTCTTTGCTCCGGCGGCCTTGATAGTATTTTATCGGCGCTGGTTTTGCGCAAACAGGGGATAGAGGTTGAATGGGTAACCTTTGAGACCCCGTTTTTTTCATCTGAAAAGGCTTTGCATGCCGCGCAGATAACAGGGATACCAATAACAGTTAAAAATATTACACCAATCTATCTTGAAATGCTGAAAAACCCTCCATGCGGATATGGAAAGCACATGAATCCCTGCATGGACTGCCATGCCTTAATGTTCAGGCTTGCAGGCGCTATAATGGAAGACAGGGGATTTGATTTTCTTTTCAGCGGCGAAGTGGTAGGGCAGCGTCCAATGTCTCAGACAAAACAGTCTCTCCGTTATGTTGAGAAACATTCAGGCTATGACGGCTTTATTCTGCGCCCATTGAGTGCCGCAAAACTTCCGATTACCATACCTGAAAAAAAGGGGCTTGTGGACAGAAATCTTCTTCTCGATATTAGCGGAAGATCGCGCAAGATGCAGATAAAAATTGCCGGAGAATTCGGTATTATTGATTATCCTTCCGCAGCAGGCGGCTGTCTTCTAACCGATATGGGTTATGCCGCGCGTCTAAGGGATTTATTTGACCACCAGGAGGAATTTACAGAAGAGGAACTTTATCTTTTAAAGCACGGCCGGCATCTGCGTTTAAACAAAAACACAAAGATAATAGTCGGGCGCACAAAAAGCGACAATGAACAAATAAAAAGATATTACAACCCGGCAGCGGATACTGTTATCAAGGTAAATGATTTCCCCGGCCCTACTGTTGTAGTACCGCATGGAGGCAGTAAGGAGATTATTCTTTTAGCGGCGTCAATATGTGTTGGATACAGCAAGGCACCTGTTAATGCTCAGGTTGATGTTGGGGTTGTAACGCCCCGGAGTTCTGAGATTCTTAAGGTGCCGGGAATTCCTCCGGAAGAAATAAAGCAATATTTGATATAGTAGTTAATCAAGTTTCGCTGTCCTGACCCTGAGCTGGCCGCATGCTGCTGAAATATCCCTGCCCTTGCTGCGCCGGGTGATAACAATATAATTATTTTTGCGCAGGATTTCTCTGAAGTTATTAATTACATCCTCTTCCGGCTGCCTGAAATCACTGCCTTCATGTTCATTAAATGGTATGAGATTGATTTTTGCCTTTATTGAACGCAGCAGGTTGGCAAGGCGATTTGCGTCATCAGAAGAATCATTTATACCTTTTAAGAGAATATATTCAATCATTATGCTTTGACGGGGCGGCAATTTGTATTTGCGGCATGCGTCAAGCAGCATTTCAATAGGATATTTTTTATTTATGGGCATGAGCATGTCACGAGTTTTATTGTCTGTTGCATTTAATGATATTGCCAGGTTTACATTTGCATCCTGATTCAGGTCGGGCAGCCTTGGAACCAGTCCTGCCGTGGAAAGTGTGACCTTGTTGTTTGAAAATGCAAGCCCGCACCTGGCATTGGTTATGGTGTTAATAGCGCCGATCACATTTTTATAATTTGCCAGAGGTTCACCCATGCCCATCATAACTATATTTTTCAGTTTTTCGGGATCCTCCATGTCGTTCATGATGTCGCGCACCTGTGCCAGGATTTCACCTTTTGTTAAATTCCGTACAAAACCTCCTTTTGCGGTAAGGCAGAACCTGCATCCCTGCGCACAGCCCACCTGGCTTGATATGCATAGAGTATAATAATTTTTTTCAGGAATCAGCACACTCTCAATGCATTGTTTGTCAGATAGTTTAAAAAGGTATTTTCTGGAGCCGTCTTGCGAGGTTTCGATCTGCTTTTTTTCAAGGCGGTCAATCGTGAAATTAAGTGAGAGAAGCTGTCTGATCTCCTTTTTAATATCCGTCATTATCTCAAAATCATCAGCCTGGCTAAAATAGATCCACTTCATGATCTGATTTGCGCGATAAGCCTCGATATCATGATCTTTGAGCCATGAAACAAGCTGATCATTTGTAAGCTCAACAATGTTTGTTGTGTTGGATTCAGTTATCATTTACCGTTTCAAAGAGACTTTTTTGACAGGATTAACAGACTAAAATATTATAACAATATTAGCTTTTACTTAAACTCAATTTTTGATTGGCGCTTTTGTACCGGAAGGAATTCCGATATCAGGTGAAGCCTTTCTGCCTGTGGAAGGAATGGAGGCTATATTAAGGTGACAGCTCATAATCAATAATCACAGGGTCTCTCATTATAAGCTCAATCGATTTTTCCGATGTTGCGGCGGCTGTCGGAAAAACCTTTCCAAGGGCTCTGATGTGTCTTAAATGGTCTGCGATGCGAAGAATCAGCATGGCAAGGTTACCTTCCTCAATTTTGGAAATAGAAACCACTTTTTCCCAGGACTGACCAGTGGCCCAGGCATAGATTGTTAAAGCCGGCCTTAAAAACAGGGGCCGCACTTCAAATTCTTTATCCGTCAGGTGCTTTGTAAAAGGCTTGAGATTTCTTTCAATATTGTAAAAAGCAGCTAAAAGCTTTTTGGGGATTAACTTGGCATCAATTTTTTCATCTGATTCCTGTTCGGCAACAAATGATGCCATTATGGCAGCCAGAAGCGCTGGATCAGATTCAGGAAAGATCCCGAGCCTGAAACTCTCTGCTATCATGAGAGGCTGGTCAACCCTCAGACGGGAAGCCCATATACCGTCATCCGTTAACTCACCGTTTTTTGCCGCGTATCCTGTTTCTATCAGGAGGTTAAAATGCCTCATAAAATCCTGCCATAGCAACTTGTCATCATCTTTGTAAATTTGATCTGATTCTTTTTTTGTTTTTGCAATCAAGTATGATGCAAAAGATTTTTTCAGAAGATTTTCTATCTGGTTAAGGTCATAGGATACAAGCAGATTAAGAGCCATGGAAAAGTTAATCCTTATCTGGCTTGTTACATCAGATGGCTGCGAGTTTATAAGTTTTGCGATCAACCTTATATCCATGAATCTTCCTGGAATTGCCACCGCGAATCCGATTTTGTCCATTCCTCTTCTGCCGGCCCTTCCTGTCATTTGATGAAATTCAGTAGAGCTTAAAGGCAGGAAATCTTTTCCATTGAATCTATCGGAATTTAAAAAAACAATTGTTCTGGCTGGAAAGTTCACCCCTGCCGCTACAGTAGAGGTCGCAAAGATCGCATCAAGGAGCCCCTCGGTCATAAGTGTTTCCAGCAGCATCTTCCATGCAGGCAGTTGCCCGCTGTGATGAGAGCCTATTGCAAACTGTTTAATAAACCGGAATTGGCGATGTGTTTTGATATACGCGTTTTTTGTTGCAAGCTCTTTGATTCTTTGACTGAGCCTTATTTTTCTGTCCTCCCTGTTTTGATCGATTATAAGATCTTCTGTGCAAAGTTTAAGAGCGTTATCACAATCTGCGCGTGATTTTAGAAAAAAAATAGCAGGAAGGAGATTATATTTATCTAAAACATGCATGATTTGCCCAAATGGCGGAAGGTTGCGCGGACGAGCCATCAGCGGCGGATTCTTCTGATTTAAATAATTGCCGACCTTTTTGTAGATAGTTACATTTTTTTTCTTAGCGTTTTGAGTTACAAGCGGAAGAAGTTCCCCTGATGGATGTAAAAAAAGGGGAAAAAGAGGAACAGGTCTTTTTTTTTCTTCAATTACAATGCATTTTTTTGAGCGGATTGATAAGAGCCATCCTGCAATTTGGTGCGCATTACCGATTGTAGCTGAGAGCAAAAGCAGAGGTATTCTGGGAGGAAGGTATATCATTATCTCTTCCCATACAACCCCTCTTTCTTCATCGCCCAGGAAATGGGCTTCATCCAGGATTACCAGATCTACTGATAAGCTTTCTCCTGAATGCATGGCATCGTATAACTGATTGCGCAATATCTCTGTGGTTCCAACAATAATAGGCGCGTCAGGATTTTCTTTTCTGTCACCCGTTAATATCCCGACATTGTCAGCCCCGAAGATCGCTGAAAATTCATGATATTTTGAATTGGATAATGCCTTTAAAGGGGATGCATACCAGGATTTACCACGCTTTACATGTATTTCCGCTATTGCCTTTTCAGCTATCCATGTTTTACCGGCGCCTGTTGGAGCAGTAACAAGACAGTCAGCTTTTTTAATTGCGGAAATCGCTTTAACCTGGAAAGGGTCTGGCTTAAATGCAGATTTTTTGGGCACACCTATGGACGAAAAAACCTTTTTCAGCTCAGAATCTGCTTTTGGCCTTAACTTTATCTCCGATAAACCATTATCGGTTTTCCCCCTTTTATCCCTTCTTCTTAATTGATATTTATTTTGTCTGCGCATAGTTTACTTTATTACCCGGGCGAGTCTCAAGATATTGCAAATGCTGAAAAAGGGCTTACTTAAGGGGTAAATCCTCTTGCCGGGAGATGGGGCGCTAAGCATGCTTTAATCTGATCTTTACTGAATTGACATGTGCATCAAGACCTTCGATCTCGGCCAGCCGTATAATATCTTTTGCCTCATTCATAAAGGCCTTTTTTGAATAGTGTATCAGGCTTGTTTTTTTTATAAAATGATCGACAGAAAGGGCTGACGCGAATCTGGCAGTGCCTGCGGTTGGAAGAACATGGTTTGGCCCGGCAATATAGTCTCCGACAGGTTCCGGAGTGTAATCGCCTATAAATACAGCCCCCGCGTTTTTGATTTGTCCTATATACTCAAATGGCTCTTTTATCTGAAGTTCAAGATGCTCGGGCGCTATACTGTTTGAGAGCTCTATGGCAGCGGAAAGATCGGAAGTAACCATAATTGCGCCATATCTGGAAATAGATTGGGAGGCAATCTCTTTTCTTGAAAGGTTTTTTAACTGCTTTTTCACGGCATCGGCAACAGCTTTTGCTGTTTCTTTGGAGCTGGTAATGAGCATGGCGGAAGCTAAAGGATCATGTTCCGCCTGGGAAAGAAGGTCGGCGGCAATAAATTCCGGATTTGCCGCACTGTCGGCAATAACAAGGATTTCACTGGGCCCGGCTATCATATCTATCCCTACCGTACCTGCAACAATTTTTTTGGCAAGTGTAACATAAATGTTTCCAGGGCCGACTATAACATCGATTTTTTTAACAGTCTCGGTGCCGTAAGCCAGCGCTGCGATTGCCCAGGCGCTTCCAATTTTGTAAATTGCATCAACACCGACCTTTTGCGCTGCAACAAGAAGATAAGGGTTTACGGTTCCGTCCTTTGTCGCAGGGGTTGCCATTGATATATGTTTTACACCGGCTATCCTGGCAGGAATGGCACCCATCAGCACAGAGGAAACCAGGGGGGTGCTCCCCCCTTTTCCGCCGGGCACATAAACCCCGGCAGAGCCGACAGGATTTATTATCTGGCCGACGATAGCGCCTGGTCTGTCGGTGTTGATCCATGACCTGTTAATTTGCAGGTTGTGGAATCCTTTGATTTGCGAAATTGCCCTGTTTAAAGATCGTATAAAGGGACGGCCTACTTTTTTTGCGGCAGCATCAATTTCCAGGCGTGTTACCTGAATCGATTTTACGTCCAGGCCAGGAGAGTCATGGCGGTTTACATATTTAACAAGGGCTTTGTCCCCATTCTTCCTTACATCCTCAAGAATACGGGTGACAGCCATATAGTCCTTTTTCTTAAAGCTTAAGCCGCGGTTTACAATCGATGCCACCCTTGCGTCAGCCGATTTTGAAGGATAATTGTATATTTTCATGCTGGTTTCTTTTGTCTTTGTTACAGGCTCATTATTGATGAACTCGTAAAAAGCCCCAAAATCGTCATGCCGGACTTGATCCGGCATCCACAACGCCTTGAATTTACTGGATAGCGCTGATGCTTCACTTCGTGTCCGGCTTTCGCCGGAATGACGGAAAAGAGAACTTTTCGACTTTTTACGAATTCATCATTATTTATGGATTTTATATTTTATAATATCTTAAAATATAAGGGAGTTGTTTGTCAATACTTGACAGCCGGTTATGAGCTTTTAGCAAAAATACTGATTGACATATTTTTTTCTATCTGCACAAATTGGTAGCCGTTCACGTTCCGTGAACGCTGACACAAATTGTTTTTGTTATATGTAACAGTTCGAGGGAGCCGTGAATTTTATATTAACTCAGGGTTTGGAGGAAATTTATGAAGGCAAACAGAATTTATAACTTTAATGCGGGGCCTGCGGCGCTTCCGCTTAGCGTTCTTGAAGAAATCAAAGATTCATTCCTGAACTTTAACGGATCAGGCATGTCCATTATTGAATTAAGCCATAGATCAAAATGGTTTGATGAAGTAATAAATGATGCTGTAGAGAGAACAAAACGGCTTTTAAAGCTGGATGAAAATTACCATGTTCTTTTTATCCAGGGCGGAGCCAGCATGCAATTTTGCATGATTCCTATGAATTTTCTGCACGACGGAAAGTCGGCAGACTATGTTGATACCGGCACATGGTCAACAAGTGCTATAAAGGAAGCCCGTATACTGGGGAAACAGATAACAGTTGCGGCATCTTCCGAAGACAGGGGTTTTTCCTATATTCCTCAAAATGTTAAATTCAGCAATGATGCGGTTTATGCCCATATTACCTCGAATAATACCATCAAGGGAACACAGTGGAGAACCTTCCCGGATACCAATGGCGTGCCGCTTGTGGCAGACATGTCGTCCGATATTATGAGCAGACCTTTGGACATGGAACAATTCGGTCTGATATATGCCGGAGCGCAAAAAAATATCGGTCCGGCTGGTGTGTGCATGGTGATTATCAGGGATGATATGTTAAGTATGGTGCCCGATGGTTTGCCGTCAATGCTTAAGTATACGACCTATGCCTCAAAAAATTCGATGTATAATACTCCTCCGTGCTTTGCGATTTATACTATTCAGCTTGTAATGAAATGGCTTGAAGACACGATCGGCGGCCTTGAAAAAATGGAAGAGATAAACCTGAAAAAGGCAAATATTCTTTATGATTGCCTGGATTCAAGCGGGTTCTACAAAGGGACTGCGGACACAGACAGCCGGTCAATAATGAACGTTACCTTTCGTCTTTCAGGCGAAGATCTGGAAAAAAGATTTATTCAGGAAGCTCTGGAAGAGGGGCTTGGCGGTCTTAAAGGACACCGCAGCGTAGGAGGCTGCAGGGCATCCATCTATAATCCCACAACAATAGAGGCGGTAGAAGCTTTAACAGATTTTATGAAGAATTTTGAACAAAAAAACGGATAAAAATAAAACTTTGACAGGATAACCCTCCAGAGGCGGGCAAGGATAAACAAGATCCTGTTTTTTTATTCTGTCG
This region includes:
- the hisD gene encoding histidinol dehydrogenase, which encodes MKIYNYPSKSADARVASIVNRGLSFKKKDYMAVTRILEDVRKNGDKALVKYVNRHDSPGLDVKSIQVTRLEIDAAAKKVGRPFIRSLNRAISQIKGFHNLQINRSWINTDRPGAIVGQIINPVGSAGVYVPGGKGGSTPLVSSVLMGAIPARIAGVKHISMATPATKDGTVNPYLLVAAQKVGVDAIYKIGSAWAIAALAYGTETVKKIDVIVGPGNIYVTLAKKIVAGTVGIDMIAGPSEILVIADSAANPEFIAADLLSQAEHDPLASAMLITSSKETAKAVADAVKKQLKNLSRKEIASQSISRYGAIMVTSDLSAAIELSNSIAPEHLELQIKEPFEYIGQIKNAGAVFIGDYTPEPVGDYIAGPNHVLPTAGTARFASALSVDHFIKKTSLIHYSKKAFMNEAKDIIRLAEIEGLDAHVNSVKIRLKHA
- a CDS encoding HRDC domain-containing protein, whose protein sequence is MKNCDGLNYQIIDTISGLEDITRSLKNEKTIAVDLEADSMFHFKEKVCLIQIAAKRINVVIDTLQIKDLSLLKPFFANRDIKKIFHGADYDVRSLYRDFNIKINNLFDTQLACMFLGINGTGLDAVLQQRFNVKLDKRFQKKDWSKRPLPDEMIKYAACDAIHLLPLAAILEKELAEKGRLPWVYEECAILSKVRPPALNSDPLYLKFKGAGRLSRRQLAVLEYLLQSRRKIAKKKDKPLFKVFSNNSMIKLAEAQPVNLQRLKKTNTLSAGQIDMYGNVLVEAINKALNITENKLPVYPRTKAPFKKPEVVERIESLTSWRDKKAEILEINPSLVLTKTMINTIAVSNPLDKSDIERIKELKNWQKEEFGEDITGVLRKVK
- the thrS gene encoding threonine--tRNA ligase, with product MMNITFPDGNIKGFDNMPTGFDVAMSISEDFARNCVAMELDSAIVDLNTKITRDASVRFITTKEPEALDILRHSAAHVMAQAILHIFPGAKLTIGPVVENGFYYDIDMEPVSEEDFPKIEAEMKKIINAKVPFKRKEVSKSKAMDFYINEPYKLEMISELEDGTISLYEQGDFTDLCRGPHIPHAGFVKAVKLMKVSGAYWRADQTKQQLQRIYGAAFFSKKELKAYLDFLEEAKKRNHRKIGVAMDLFSFHDEAPGMPFFHPKGLVIWRSLIDYWRLEHRAAGYVEIKTPVMLSRSLWEKSGHWENYRENMYTSVVDEIEYAIKPMNCPGGMLFYGTKPSSYKDLPIRAAEIGLVHRHELSGVLSGLFRVRAFHQDDAHIFMMPDQIEDEILGVFRLVERIYSTFGLGFHIELSTRPEKSIGTDKQWEVATEGLKSALKIYGRDYKINEGDGAFYGPKIDIHIKDALGRTWQCGTIQLDMALPERFDLSYIAKNNEKHRPLMIHRVIFGSIERFFGILIEHFAGKFPLWMTPVQVIILPINDDLIPYANEVMTTLAQAGLRAELDSRTESLNKKIREAQVNKIPLILTIGKKEKDSGALSVRTLDGNVRYGVTMEEFLNRVLEHVSQRKPELEIIWS
- the rlmN gene encoding 23S rRNA (adenine(2503)-C(2))-methyltransferase RlmN, yielding MITESNTTNIVELTNDQLVSWLKDHDIEAYRANQIMKWIYFSQADDFEIMTDIKKEIRQLLSLNFTIDRLEKKQIETSQDGSRKYLFKLSDKQCIESVLIPEKNYYTLCISSQVGCAQGCRFCLTAKGGFVRNLTKGEILAQVRDIMNDMEDPEKLKNIVMMGMGEPLANYKNVIGAINTITNARCGLAFSNNKVTLSTAGLVPRLPDLNQDANVNLAISLNATDNKTRDMLMPINKKYPIEMLLDACRKYKLPPRQSIMIEYILLKGINDSSDDANRLANLLRSIKAKINLIPFNEHEGSDFRQPEEDVINNFREILRKNNYIVITRRSKGRDISAACGQLRVRTAKLD
- the serC gene encoding 3-phosphoserine/phosphohydroxythreonine transaminase, which encodes MKANRIYNFNAGPAALPLSVLEEIKDSFLNFNGSGMSIIELSHRSKWFDEVINDAVERTKRLLKLDENYHVLFIQGGASMQFCMIPMNFLHDGKSADYVDTGTWSTSAIKEARILGKQITVAASSEDRGFSYIPQNVKFSNDAVYAHITSNNTIKGTQWRTFPDTNGVPLVADMSSDIMSRPLDMEQFGLIYAGAQKNIGPAGVCMVIIRDDMLSMVPDGLPSMLKYTTYASKNSMYNTPPCFAIYTIQLVMKWLEDTIGGLEKMEEINLKKANILYDCLDSSGFYKGTADTDSRSIMNVTFRLSGEDLEKRFIQEALEEGLGGLKGHRSVGGCRASIYNPTTIEAVEALTDFMKNFEQKNG
- the nth gene encoding endonuclease III; amino-acid sequence: MQVKARAKKIREILKSAYPKVKTHLNHRNPFQLLVATILSAQCTDKQVNNVTKDLFNKLTTPYDFVDVSNKTVEELIHSTGFFRNKAENIKNCSAILIEKHNGMVPETLDELVKLPGVGRKTANVVLGAGFGIPGIAVDTHVARISKRLGLTENNDPIKIEFDLMKIIPKKEWSDFSLRLIYFGRAVCKARNPVCRSCPMHELCFYLPVKTR
- a CDS encoding tRNA 4-thiouridine(8) synthase ThiI, with the translated sequence MILHTRKVRALGLCSGGLDSILSALVLRKQGIEVEWVTFETPFFSSEKALHAAQITGIPITVKNITPIYLEMLKNPPCGYGKHMNPCMDCHALMFRLAGAIMEDRGFDFLFSGEVVGQRPMSQTKQSLRYVEKHSGYDGFILRPLSAAKLPITIPEKKGLVDRNLLLDISGRSRKMQIKIAGEFGIIDYPSAAGGCLLTDMGYAARLRDLFDHQEEFTEEELYLLKHGRHLRLNKNTKIIVGRTKSDNEQIKRYYNPAADTVIKVNDFPGPTVVVPHGGSKEIILLAASICVGYSKAPVNAQVDVGVVTPRSSEILKVPGIPPEEIKQYLI
- a CDS encoding DEAD/DEAH box helicase yields the protein MRRQNKYQLRRRDKRGKTDNGLSEIKLRPKADSELKKVFSSIGVPKKSAFKPDPFQVKAISAIKKADCLVTAPTGAGKTWIAEKAIAEIHVKRGKSWYASPLKALSNSKYHEFSAIFGADNVGILTGDRKENPDAPIIVGTTEILRNQLYDAMHSGESLSVDLVILDEAHFLGDEERGVVWEEIMIYLPPRIPLLLLSATIGNAHQIAGWLLSIRSKKCIVIEEKKRPVPLFPLFLHPSGELLPLVTQNAKKKNVTIYKKVGNYLNQKNPPLMARPRNLPPFGQIMHVLDKYNLLPAIFFLKSRADCDNALKLCTEDLIIDQNREDRKIRLSQRIKELATKNAYIKTHRQFRFIKQFAIGSHHSGQLPAWKMLLETLMTEGLLDAIFATSTVAAGVNFPARTIVFLNSDRFNGKDFLPLSSTEFHQMTGRAGRRGMDKIGFAVAIPGRFMDIRLIAKLINSQPSDVTSQIRINFSMALNLLVSYDLNQIENLLKKSFASYLIAKTKKESDQIYKDDDKLLWQDFMRHFNLLIETGYAAKNGELTDDGIWASRLRVDQPLMIAESFRLGIFPESDPALLAAIMASFVAEQESDEKIDAKLIPKKLLAAFYNIERNLKPFTKHLTDKEFEVRPLFLRPALTIYAWATGQSWEKVVSISKIEEGNLAMLILRIADHLRHIRALGKVFPTAAATSEKSIELIMRDPVIIDYELSP